DNA from Pseudomonadota bacterium:
TGGCGCTGGTGGACTGCGATGCAGCGGCGCTGGAGGCGGCGGCCGCGCCGCTGGCGCAGGCGCTGCCCGTGGTGTGTGACGTGTCTGACCCGACCGCCGTCGACCGCATGGTCGCCGAGGTGGTGAACCACTTCGGTCGACTCGACGCGCTGGTCAACAACGCCGGCGTGGCCGACTTCGGGCCGCTTGAGGAGACCGACTTTGCCCGCTGGCGGCGTGTGATGGCGACCAACCTCGATGGGGTCTTCCTGTGTTCGCAAGCGGTGCTCCCAGCCCTGAAAGCCTCGCGTGGTGCCATTGTCAACATCGCGTCCATTTCCGGACTGCGGGCGAGCACTCTGCGGATCGCCTACGGCACCTCCAAGGCCGGTGTGATCCAGCTGACCAAACAACAGGCAGCCGAACTCGGCGAGCACGGTGTGCGCGCGAACTGCGTCTGCCCCGGCCCGGTCCGCACCAAGCTTGCGATGGCCGTCCACTCGCCCGAGATCATCGCCGCCTACCACGACGCCATCCCGCTCAACCGGTATGGCAGTGAATCCGAGATCGCCAACATGATCACCTTCCTCTGCTCGGAGAAAGCCAGCTACGTCACCGGCCAGGTGGTGGCTGTCGACGGCGGCTTCGACAGCACCGGGGTGGGCCTGCCCGCCCTGCGCGCCGAGGTGACCCCGCCGTGAGCGCGCGGCACGGCGTCGCCCACCTCGAACCGACCGAAGCTGCAGCCGTGGCGGTGATGCAACGCCATGGCGAGGGGCCGGTCACCATGCTGAACCTCTTGCGTTTTCGCGATGAAGCGGACTACAGCGCGCACCCGGCGTTGGCGCCGGCGCAACCGATCTCGGGGCGCGAGGCCTACGAGCGCTACATGGCACACACCGGTCCGTTGCTCGAGGCATCGGGCGGCAAACTGATCTACGTCGGCGACGCCGGCCCGTTCTTCATCGGCCCGGCGGATGAAACCTGGGACTGGGTCATGCTGGTGCAGCAACGCTCGCTCGCCGACTTCTTCGCTTTCGCTCGGGACCCGCGGTTCCAGGCCGGGCACGGTCACCGCCAGGCCGCGCTGCTCGACTCCCGGCTGCTGCCGATGCGCACGGTGACGGCGTCGTGACGCGCGTTTCGGTACGGCCCGCGCAGCTGGACGACGCCGCCGTGATCAGCGACCTGGTGCTGGCGTTGACACCGGTGTTCTTTGACGACCCCGACGCCGCATTGCCTGAACCGGTGCGGGCCAGTCTGCTGCCAGACGGGTGTCGGGCACGGCTTGCCGACCCGGCCTACACCAGTTGGGTGGCGATGTGCGCCGGCGAGCTCGTTGGCTACGCCGCCCTGCACGAG
Protein-coding regions in this window:
- a CDS encoding SDR family oxidoreductase, coding for MSSPVAIVTGAARGIGLATSTLFLDNGWSVALVDCDAAALEAAAAPLAQALPVVCDVSDPTAVDRMVAEVVNHFGRLDALVNNAGVADFGPLEETDFARWRRVMATNLDGVFLCSQAVLPALKASRGAIVNIASISGLRASTLRIAYGTSKAGVIQLTKQQAAELGEHGVRANCVCPGPVRTKLAMAVHSPEIIAAYHDAIPLNRYGSESEIANMITFLCSEKASYVTGQVVAVDGGFDSTGVGLPALRAEVTPP
- a CDS encoding DUF1330 domain-containing protein; amino-acid sequence: MSARHGVAHLEPTEAAAVAVMQRHGEGPVTMLNLLRFRDEADYSAHPALAPAQPISGREAYERYMAHTGPLLEASGGKLIYVGDAGPFFIGPADETWDWVMLVQQRSLADFFAFARDPRFQAGHGHRQAALLDSRLLPMRTVTAS